The segment AAATTCTCGCCCGTCTCTCTAGTGCCTATATACCCTTTCTCTTTATACAGCTAACAGGACAGATAACGGGAAAAAGACAAAACAACATATAACCTCTATATTGAGTAAAAAGCTTGGGATAATCCTGCAAAAATTGGACGCGAGGGCATTGGAAAGAACTAATTATAAAGGGATATTCTATTTAAAGACTTTATTTATTAAAACCGAAAATACAAAAAACCGAACTATTAATCAATAAGATAAAATAGGTCGGTTTGATTAAACTTGCATTATTATTTCACAGTAATGCCTGTTTACTTATTCTTATCATTATCACTTTTTTCAATCTTTTCTACAGGTGATTGGCCATGCCAGTCTTCCCTTCTACGGCGTCGGCGCTTTCTGATCTGTATTACGGCTGCGACGACTATAATAATAAAGATGATTGCTATTGGGAAACCAAATACCCCATAAAATATACTAAATACTCCGTTTAAAAAATCATTCATTGTACTACCTCCTTCGCCCATTCTTCAATGATGAAGAAATACGTTCCGTTCTATGTATCCATGTTGATAATATTCCCTAATCCTCTCATTTTAAACTACGTTCTTTTTAATCCATTTAAAAAACAAAAAAAGCGTGGTGAGATAATCACCCGCTTTTTTTCTGTCTATTATTTTGCTGGAAGCTTCTCCAAGTAGTCGATTGCATCTTGTAATGTACTGACAGGCACGATTTTGATGTCATCATAGCCTTCCTCTTTTACTTGCGCTTTAATTTCCTGCTCATTTGTATCATAGCTATTTATGTCCTCTGGAAAGAAGAATATATCCACATCAGCCTTATGTGCCGCAACGATTTTATGCTTTATGCCACCAATTTGGCCAACATTGCCTTCAGCATCCATTGTTCCTGTTCCAGCTACTTTATAGCCCTTCGTCAAGTCTTCCTTGACTAGTTGGTTATATATTTCTAATGAGAACATTAGCCCTGCTGACGGACCGCCAATATTGTCACTGTTTATTTTCACATTAACAGAAGGATCAATCGACATATTGTTTTCTGGATTTATTCCAATCCCGACTTGGCCTGTCTTCTTATCGAGCACAATCATTTCAACAGTCGCCTTTTTCTCCTTGTTATTATGTGTATATTCCAATACTACCTTGTCACCAGCTTTTTTATCCTTTAAGTATGCAATTAAATCCGTTGCCTCTGTAAATGCCTCCCCATCCACCTTATGGATGATATCTCCAACATGAATAACGGATTTTGCTTTCGATGTTTCCAATACGCCCGCGACAAAAATTCCATTATAATCATATTCAACCTTTTCATCAGCAGCATCAAGGCTGGCTATAATAGCATTTTGCTTTGAACTGTCCATCATATGAAGCAGCAAAGAATTATATTCCGCATCTGAAAGGTCACCCTTGACCTCTTCTTCTTTTTTGATTTCCGTATGTGGAGCCAGTAATCCATAAAGCAGTATGTAAGGGTTACTTGCTTTAATAGAGTAAACCGTTGTTAAGTTTAAGCTGCCTGCTTCTGTCTTATCCCCATCCTCTACAGTGACTTTTTCCGCAAGTGGTTCAATAGAACCTGGCTGGTTTAAATAATAAGGAGTTGGAATGAAGAATAATACTAGTAAAATCCCCATTAGTATAAATAAACTTATTTTTAATTTTGCGCTCTTCCCTTTTTGTTCCATCACGAAATAAAACTCCTTACTGTCTTTTCTGGTTTTCTTTTTTATATCATAAAATAAATATTGGTTCATTAAAAAATGATGTAAAACAATTTAGATTTCCCTTTCAAGCACCCTTTTTAAAATGCTGATGCCCTTGGTTATTTCCTCTGGGGCAACACCGCCATACCCTAAAACGGCAAGATGCTTATGCTTGCCCTTTTGCATGCTGTATTGTTCAACAGGATATATGCATACACCCTCCTGTTTCATTCTTTTCATAATATTCTCTGTAAAATGAGCACCTGGGAATTCAACTACGAGATGCATTCCAGCTGCTTTTCCGATAATTCTTGCATCAGGAAAATAGTGTTTGATAACATCTACTAGTACTTGCCTTCGCTCTTGATAAATTTTCTTCATTTTGCGGATATGTCTATCAAAATGCCCTTCCTCCATGAAACGAGCGAGCACATACTGTTCAATGCTCGATGTGTGTCTGTCATTAAACCATTTAAGTTGTTGAAATTCATGCAATAAATTACGCGGCAAAACAACGTAGCCTATTCTCAAAGCTGGAGATAATATTTTGCTGAACGTACCAACATACAGGACATGCTGCTGGTCAATTCCCTGCATCGAGGGAACAGGAGCACCTTCATATGTAAATTCACTGTCATAATCATCCTCCACAATATAGCAGCCGCTTCGTCTTGCATACTCAATCAGCATTAATCTTCGCTGAATGGATAAAATACCACCTAAAGGAAACTGGTGGGAGGGAATAACAAAAAGAAAGTTAGGCGCATCTTCAGGCAACTGCTCGGGAATGATTCCATTTTCATCCACAGGCACTGGATACACCTTCGCATTTGCCATCGCAAAAATATTTCTCATCTCATCTGCAACAGGATCCTCTGATGCAATGAAGCCTTCAGGACTCAAGAGCAGCTCTGTAATTAGCCGCAAAGCCTGCGTTGCCCCCGAGGTGATGATGATTTGATCTGGATCGCATTTTACACCTCTGGCCTTTCGTAAATACTGAGCAAGCACATTTCTTAGTTCCTGGACTCCTCTGGGATCACTATAGCCGAATATATGCTGAGGCGAGTCCATGCATACTTCTTTTGTAAGCTGGCCCCATTTTTTTCTTGGAAAATAATCAGTTGCCGGATTGCCACCGCGAAAATCAATATAAGACTTTTCCGTCTGGAATAAATCTGTTCGCGACTTTTCATGCTCCATATGCTTAATCGTAGTAAGTGTTGTTCCCTTTGAAACATATGTGCCTGCCTTTGGTTTGACCTCTAAAAAGCCTTCAGCTATTAATCGGTCATAAGCTTCCATAGCAATATTGCGTGAGACACCGATAGTTGCAGAAAGCTCTCTTGTTGACAGCAATTTTTGGCCTTCTTTTAAGGTATTGCCAAGGATACTTGTTCTTATTTGCTCATAAATTTGCTGTGTTAAGGATATTGAACTTGACCTGTCTACTGTAATAAATATCATACTAAGCCACCTTCAAATGAACTGGCACTATTAAAGTTTATAAAATGTGGTCCTACTTTATACCAGAATAGCATGTTATGCTTTTGAAAACTATAAACAAAGGAGAAAACATGAAAACAATTGGACTAATCGGCGGACTAAGCTGGGAATCTACAGCAGACTATTATCAAATCATCAATACTTTAGTGAAGGAAGAGCTTGGAGGATTAAATTCTGCCAAATGTTTAATCTATTCCTTTAATATGGAGGAAATGGCTGTTCTTCAGCGGGAAGGAAAATGGGAACAAGCAGCTCAACTAATGGCAGATGCAGCCAAAACATTGGAAACGGGCGGTGCAGAGGTTATCCTTATTTGCACGAACACAATGCATAAGGTGGCACAAGAGGTGCAAGAGGCGATTTCCGTTCCACTTATTCATATCGCACAATCAACAGCACGAAGCATTACAACAAAAGGTCTTAAGAAAGTTGGTTTGCTTGGAACGAAATTTACGATGGAGCAAGACTTCTATAAAGAAGTCCTTAATCTTTATGGTATCGAAACAATCATTCCAGAGGCTTGTGACAGAGAGGATGTTCACTCGATCATTTTTGATGAGCTTTGCCAAGGAAAATTCTTTCCGGAATCAAAGGAACGTTATTTAGAAATCATCCGTAAGCTGCTTGCTGATGGTGCAGAAGGAATTATTCTTGGATGCACAGAAATCCCCCTATTGATTAAGGATGAGGATATCGACATTCCTTTATTCAACACTACTTACCTTCATTCCAAAGAGGCTGTTGACTTCTCCTTTGGCAAGGAATAAAACCATTAAAAAACTGCACCGTAAAAATTTACGGTGCAGTTAATTTTGTTAGGAAGAAAGATAAATGATTGCTGATTACTTACTAAAAAATGGCAATCGCTTTGCTTAGTGTGGATGCAATGGAAATGTCATTAAAGGATAATCCTAACTGAATCGCAGTTGTGGCAATCTCCGGCCTTATACCAGAAAGTGTGGAATGAACTCCAATTAAACTCAAGCCATGAATCAGCTGGAAAATTTGGTGTGCTACCATCGTGTCAATAATAATGACTCCAGACAAATCAATAAACAGCTGTGTGACCTTTTTGTCAGCACATTGTTTAATTGTATTTTCCAAAATAGCAGCAGCACGCGCTGTATCAATGTCGCCAACAAGCGGCAGCAATGCACGGTTTTTGCTGAGCAGGATAACAGGCGAGCTAAGCTCATTAATCATTTCCTGTTGTGCCCGAAGCTGTTTAATGGAGTTTTCATGGAATTGTTCTGTAAATTGGACAATGACAATATCAAATACCCTCACTATGCTCCGGTTCCAAACTGTAATGCGTTCTTCTGGCACATTATTCTGTTTCTGAAATTCCCTCACTAGCTGAAAATATTGCTCTCTCGTTCGGATAAATTCTCTAATGATAAAATGGATAGGAGTTTCTAAGTGCTCCTTATCGGAAGCGATGGCTACCACCCATTCCTGAAAATCCTTCAGAAAACTTTCCTCTTCCTCAATGAATACCTTTGCCAAGTAATAATGAAAATCGTTATTTTGCTTTTTTAATGTTCGAATAATCTCCAGATTATCGGAAGCGTATACACCATTAGGGTCTGTTCTATCCAGGTTTGCATACCATTCATCAGTTAACCTGTCCGCATTTTCAATGAAATAGTTATATAGCTGTTCATTCTTCTGCAAAATATTCCCACCTACTCTAAAATTTATGATTGGAAATTTCAAAGGAAAAAACGACTAATTATCTTCCTCTTATCTATACATCATTATTTAAAATTTTAATAATAAAGTGGGAATTACGCAATTTTTTTTATCACGGAAATTGAAATATATTTAGAGAACTAAACGAATAGTATTTCCAGACGGATCCTTAACATAATAAGCATCATTATCCTTCTTTATCTCTGCATTCATGACTGCCAGTCTTGCGGCCATTTCCTCTCTTGCAGTATGACTTGGGACCTTCAAGTCAAAATATTTCATGCCAGGATTTGTTTCCTTCGGAGCAGGAGCACCGACTCCGTTCCATGTATTAAGGCCGATATGATGATGGTACTTGCCAGTAGATATAAAGTAGGCTTGAGTTCCATATTTCTGGACAATATCAAAGCCTAAGCCTTTCACATAGAAATCTGCCGTTTCCCCTAATTCAGCAACATGAAGATGGATATGTCCCATTTTCGTCCCTTTTGGCAAGCCATTCCACTGTAGTTGACCCCTTGAGTCCAGCACACCTTGGGCATCCATTTGTAATGTATCCATTTTTACAAATTCTCCATCCCAAGCCCATTCATCTGCAGCACGATCGCGATAAATTTCAATGCCATTTCCCTCTGGGTCTCCAAGATATAGTGCCTCACTTACATTATGGTCAGATGCCCCTTGCAGTGGGTAGCCGCTTACCAATAAATGCTGCAATTGTGCACCAAGATCCTCTCTTGTCGGCACAAGAAGAGCAAAATGATATAATCCTGTTGTCCGGCTTCTTTTGTCTTCTGCCTCCTCAAGCTTTTCTAAATATAACAACGCTGTTTTCCCGTCTGCACTTAATGCTGCCTTACTGTCAGTTTGTTCTAATATTTGAAAGCCGATAATCTCTTTATAAAAAGAAATCATCTTGTCTAAATCCTTTACTTTTAATGTTACATGCTCTACATATAAATTTGGGTACTCATGAAAACTCAAGTGAACCCCTCCTGTCATTAATATCTTCATACTTACTTTATGTAAGTAATTATATTTTAATAAACTACAATTGTAAAGTAACTAATTTATAAATGATAATACTTTTACTTAAGGTAATAACTATTGTATAATAGAAAAAAGGAGTGAATTTAGCATGAATCCATCTGTCATTTGCCCAAGGTTTGAAAAAGCCATGGGATTGCTAAGTCAGCGTTGGACTGGTTTGATTATTTATCAGCTCCTAAATGGATCTCAGCGCTTCTGCACCATTGAATCATCTATTGGCATCAGCGGGCGGCTTCTTTCAGAAAGGCTTAAGGAATTAGAAAAACAAGGAATTGTCATACGGGAGGTCTTCCCTGAAATTCCTGTGCGTATAGAATATTCTCTGACTGAAAAAGGCCGTTCATTACAGCCATTAATGAAGGAAATTGAAAAATGGTCGCAAACCTGGCTGGAGCCGTAAGCTGACAAAGCACCCTTTCTGTGTCCAGTTTAGTATTTCCAACTGGCCACAAACACATGAACAAAAGGCGAATGAGCTCTATAGCCATTCGCCTCTTTTTATATAGAAATTTTTGTTAATCTTCATCCTTAATATCTTTATCTTCTGGTATTGGTTCATTTTCCAGTTCTTGTATGAGAAGCTGGTACTTTTCCAGCTGCTTAAAATGAGTCTTAAACTGATCTTTATAAATCAGCACATTTCCTTCCTCATCATGCAATACCCTAACTTTACCCTGCAGCACTAAATTTTCCACATATGACACAGATACAGATAAATATTCAGCTGTTTCTTCTATTGTTAAATACATTATTTTTCACTCCTCGTCTGTCTACTATATCATAAATTCCAGTCTCTACCGTCCGCTTTACTATCTAACTAAGCTTCATAAATATCATACATTCATTACTTTAACTTAATAATACATTAATAGTAGCTAAATGGTTATTGGATATATTAAAGATGTAAGAAGCAATCATATCGGAGGGATGCAAAATGTTAAGCACAATCCTTAATGGTTTATTTCTAGTAGAAGTAATCGGCATTTTCTCACTGATTTTTTATTGTTCTTTTATTCAAAAACCGAAAAAAAGGAGAAACCCGTAAGCAATAGAATACACCTGGATGCATCTCTTTTTTAAACAAAAAAGAGCTTCTTTTTTGTTTAAAACAAATAAAGAAACTCATTGCTTTCAAATTTAATGGATAGTTAATTCACTTATAAATTTTTCCCGCCATTCCTCCAGCTCCGATAGAACCATTGGCTTGGCATAGAAATAGCCTTGAAGCACTTTACATCCATCTACATTATATAAATAGTCCACTTGCTGAGCTGTTTCGACACCTTCAATAACAATATTCAAGTGCAAGGAATTCCCTAAAGCAATAATTGCCTTCATAATTTCCGAATCCTTTCGGGAACCTGGTACGCCGTCAACAAAGGACTTGTCAATTTTCAAAGTAGAAACTGGCAGTCTCTTAAGGTACGATAACGAGGATACTCCTGTTCCAAAATCATCAAGAGCAACTGAAAAGCCACTGTTCCTAAATGCATGTACTGCTTGAATTGCTCCTTCAATATTTTCAACAGCACTTGTTTCCGTCATCTCAAGCTCTAATAGCTCGGGTTCAAATCCATATTTGTCAATTGACTCTCTCAAGTAAGACATAAGCCTTGGAGAAGTCACATAAGGACCAGGAATATTAACAGACACCTGTATTTTTTCTCCATTTTTCTCCCAGCTTGCAATCTGCTGACATACTCTGTCAATCACCCAATCTGTCACATCAAACATTTTGTCTGCTGATTCCAGAATCGGGATAAAAACTGCTGGCGATAAAAATCCATAAATAGGATGGTTCCATCTCAACAAGGCCTCTAAGCCTGCCATTCTCTCAGACACCATTTCCACTTTTGGCTGATATACAAGGTAAAAGTGATTTTCCCTCATAGCCTGTTCTACATCGGCAACAAGTGTGTTCTGGAAGGACTGGATATGAATCTCCGGATTGTAATGTATCACTTCATGTTCATAGCGAACAGAGTGATGGTTTAAGACAGCAATGGCATTTTCATAAAGCAGCTTTTCATCCCGCTTCTTATCAAGAAACGAAAGGGCAAAGACAGTATTAACAATAATCATTCTGTCCTTAATATTTATTGCTGATGACAGAATTGCTGAGATCTGAAAAGCCATTTCCTCCAGTTTTTTATTATCTTCCTTGCTATTACTTATAAACCCAAGTCTATGTCCTTCAATTCGATAGACCGCGACGGTTTTCGGTTTAAGCTTTACTATTAGCTGTTCAATGTATCGGATAATTTCATCACCGAATTCAAATCCATACGTACTATTCCATTTTTCCAGCTCATGAATATGGAGAATGGCTAATCCGGAAACATTTCCAGTATGGATAACATTTTCAAACTGCCTTCTATTTGGCAATCTTGTTAGCGGGTCAAAATAATTAATCCTATAATCAACATAGCGGTCAAGCAATGCCGATAAGCCGGAAATAAGCAGAATCACAAATGTCCCTGCTGCAACGGCTAGAATCAAAATTCCTACATTCATCTCATGCATCATGCTGTAATCTAAATACTTATCTGCAGCCACATAGTACTTCACCGCATACATTCCGGTATAGTGCATACTAGCGACAGCAAGTCCCATTATAATAGAAGTAAACAGCTTTAAAAGCAGATTACTCATATATCTGTTCAAGCGTGCAAAAATAAATAGTGATACAAATGATACTGTTATCGCAATGATTACTGATAAGATAAAATATTTAAGCTGATAAACATACTTTACATCCTTCATGACCATCGCCATCATACCTACATAGTGCATGGCAGAAATACCTATTCCCATGACAATTCCTGAGATTATAATCGTTTTAGTCGAACGATTTCCAGAGCTTGTCATATAAAACGCCAGGAAGGACGCAAGCATCGCAGGCAATACGGAAATAACTGTCAAACCTATATTGTAACTCATCGAAGTAGGAAGCATTAGTGCACTCATCCCGATAAAATGCATGGACCATATCCCAAATCCCATTGTTAGCGATGCAAGGGTCAGCCATACATAGTGATGAAAAAAGCTGTTGTATCTTATTCTCTCATTCATGGATAGAGCAGTATAAGATGAAATACACGCAATAATAATGGATAATGCGACAACAGGCATAGAATAATGGCCTTCTAAATACACTACCTTACTGCTATCTGGCAACAAAAACATAGATTTTTCTCCCTTTTACTCAATTTATAGCAGATTAATGATTAATAGTATTGTAGTTTATCAATTGCCATCACAAACTTTAATCCCATGTCCTTTTTACTATATATATATGACTATATAGGATAATCATTGGTTCTACAAGATATGTAGATACAGTACTTTTTTCCAATTCGCAAAGACTACCTTCCTTGCTTAATAAAGCCTGTAAACAGCAAACTTCTCCCTCGATTCTTTAGGAAAAATAGGGATGGAAAATACAGTTTCTCTTACAAAGGAGGGATGTTCATCCAATAGGAAAATATACTCATCTGATGGATAATATAAAATGATTTTAATGCTTCGCTCATACTGCTCTGTTGAAAATAAGATATTATTTATTACCTTCGTAAAAATCTTGATTGAAAAAGGATTAAAAAAATAAAAGATAGTATCAGCAGGATCGATTGCATATTCTTCGGCTTTGCATAGCAAAAATTGGATGTCTTCCTGCTTCTTATTGCTTCTAAAATAGCTCTGCTTATTTCTCTCTGCATCTGCATAAAACACTTCATTCATTTCAATACCAACACTTTTGAGCTGGAATAAATGGTGAAGCAAAAATTGCATTCTGCCTTTTCCACAGCCAAAATCAACGAGCCGGTCTTCCGGTTGTAGCTGATACTCCTCAAAAAAGACTTTTAAATATTCATATGGAGTCGGTTCATAGCGGTGATAATGAAGTGAGCTATTAAAGCCAGCCTGTTCTCCTTCTGTCTTTATGCGCAGGATTTTATCATAATCTTTTCCCTTCATAGATAGAGCTCCTTTTTTGTCTTACTGTTCTGTACACTCACTATACACTTATTCCAATAAATTGATAAGCAAAAAAAGCTTAACCATATTGGCTAAGCCTTCTTAGGAACTAACTGATGAAATATACTCTTGTTTCGTATGGCTTAAGAGCCGTTTGCTTTCGCAGCTTCTTATCCCTAACGTCATAATTATGAAGGGCAAGCTCTGAATATTTGTAGGTGATTTCGGAAGGAACCTTAAATATCGTCGGCTTATCACTGAAATTGTTAATGATAATTGCCTGTCTTTTCCCTAAGGTTCTTGTATAGACAAACAATCTAGGATGGTTTGCCAATAAAAGCTGATAGCTTCCATAAGTAAACAATGGACTGCCTTTTCTCAAACGTATAAGCTCTTTATAAAAGGCAAGGATAGAATCAGAATCCTGCTCTTGATCCTCGACATTTATCTCAAGATAATTAGGGTTCACACCAATCCAAGTATGATTCGATGTTGTAAAGCCAGCCATATTTTCTTTATTCCATTGCATCGGTGTTCTTGCATTGTCACGGCCCTGCTTCCAGACAACCTTCATGATGTCCTCATGCGGCACACCCTTCTCTGACTCAACTTTATAGAAGTTAATCATGCCAACATCATCATAATCATCAATAGAGGGAAATTGAACATTCGTCATACCGATTTCCTGGCCTTGATATATAAATGGCGTTCCCTTCATAAGGAAATACATGGCAGCAAGCATTTTAGAGCTTTCCTTCCAGTAGCGCTTATCATTTCCCCAAGAAGACACCCTGCGGGGCTGATCATGGTTTTCGATAAACAAAGCATTCCAGCCTCTTCCTTCTAAACCGTTTTGCCATTTGGAGAGTACTTTTTTCAAGGCAATAATATCAACCTTATCTTCATCGTCTTTATTCCATAAACTTAGGAACTCAAACTGAAAAATCATATTGAAATAACCTTGCTCCTCACCAACCCACTTATCTGCATCATCTAAACCGACACCGTTTGCCTCGCCGACCGTCATAATATCATAATTCTTAATTGTTTTATTAGCGAACTCGCTCAAGTATTCATCAATTCCATGAACATTCATCATATAAGGGAAGCTTGGTACATATTCCAAATGATTCGGATTGTATAAATCCGGCAACCCCGGAGCCTTTTTTATATGGGAAATGGCATCTACTCTGTAGCCGTCAATTCCCTTATCAAGCCACCAATTAACCATGTTATAAAGGGCTTCTCGCACTTCTGCATTCTCCCAGTTAAGATCGGGCTGTCTTGCGGAAAATATATGCATGAAGTATTGCTCTGTTTCTTCATCGAACTTCCACGCAGAACCGCTGAAAATAGACTCCCAGTTGTTCGGCTCTTTTCCATCCTTACCGTCTCTCCATATATACCAATCTCGTTTTGGATTGTCTTTCGATGAGCGTGACTCAATAAACCATGGATGCTCATCACTCGTATGATTTATAACCAAGTCTAGAATTAGCTTCATGCCACGTGCATGCACTTCATGAAGAAGCTCATCAAAGTCCTCCATCGAACCGAAATCTTCCATAATATCCTGATAATCAGAAATGTCATATCCATTGTCATCATTCGGTGATTTGTACATAGGAGAAAGCCAAATGACATCAATGCCCAGATCCTTTAGATAATCAAGCTTTGAAGTGACACCCTTTAAGTCACCCACTCCGTCGCCATTGCTGTCCATAAAGCTTCTCGGATAAACTTGATATGCTACACTTTCTTTCCACCATTTTTTGTTCATCTATACGCACCTCATCTATTCAAAAATCCAAAGAGCTACTTTGCACCCCTTGCCTTGCTGGTTCACTGTTTTGATATGTTTCCTATATATTCTAAAGCATACCCACAAGATTGAAACTGCTTACATTGAGCAAATAGGGTGGAATATATTGAACATCCTTTTACCCTTATATTAGTAAATAAAACAATTTAGACCTATTTTTTACCTTTTAAACTATCCGCTAATCTTTGAATCTCTATATTCATTTGGGGTAACACCAACTGTTTTCTTAAACAGCTTCCGGAAATACTTATCATCCTGATATCCTATCAGATTAGCAATCTCATAAATTTTCAGCGAGCTGTTCACAAGCAGGGATTTAGCCTTTTCCACTCTTATCTTAGTTAAATAGTCAGTAATCGTGACATGAAATTCTTTTTTGAACTTACGCGAAATATATTCTCTGCTAATATAAAACTGTTCTGAAAGCTCCTGCAATTTAACGTCTCTGTTAAAATTTGCAATAACATATTTTTCAATTTCATAAATAATGCTACTCTCTTTGCTGGCAGCTGCTCTTTTCACCTTTTTCAAAAACACAGCTATATCTCTTTTTATATAAGCCTTATATTCCTCAAGAAGAAAACTGCCCTCAGGTTCAAAAAAGGCATCCATTCTATTGGAGGCACTATCCCATGCACTCGGAAGAGGAATTTGGAAGTGCTTATACCACCGTTCTCCAACAATCCGATATTCCTTTTCAAAATGCAATAGCTGTTTCCATGATAAAAAGCCGTTCTCTGTAAATTCATTTTCTATTTGCTGAATAATGTCTGTAAATGCGCCAATTTCTCCTGTTTGCATGGCCATCTTGATCGCTGTGTTGTGTTTCATTAAGCTTTTCCACTCTAGCTTAGGCAAAACTGGTTTAATATAAACTCTTGTTTCCCGTTTTTCAAGAACATTCATAGATAAAAGCTGCTCTTTTCCCAATTCATAAGAGTCCATTAGCTTTGCAAGCTCACTTACAGGTCCGCCAACCGCTATCGGACAGGAAATATTAAAGGTTGCGCGGATTTTTTGATAGATTTCTGTCAGTTGCCTGTCCACATCCTCTGCCTTATTCCAAAGGATAATAGCGATTTCTCCTTTATTCGCTAAATAGCGGAACGCAATGCCGGCTCTTTTTTCATTTAAGGCTTCACTTATAATATTCAGGATCGAAAAATAAGCTAATTCCCTGTCCTTATTGAAATTCTCAATTGTTTTTTCCGTTAAGAACATAACAGCAACCCTGTATTCACTTGCTAAATAGAATTGGAATTCGCGAAAAACCTCTTCGTTAACTGATCTACTTGTTAAAAAATGGGTTAGTTTTCTGTCCCGGTATGCAGGCTTCATCTTATTAATAAGCTGGTCAAAGTTCAGCTTCTTTTTTCTATCTAACTCCTCTTCATTCCACTTTTCCACTGCATTTTTAAGGGTATTATTCAAGATTTCAGGATCAACTGGTTTTAATAGATAATCAAAGCTGTTGAAATGAATCGCCTTACGCATATAATCATAGTCATCATAACCTGTGATAACAACCGTTTTGCTTGTCGGTCTATTTTCCTTAATCCATTCAAGCAATTTTGTTCCGTCCATTTTCGGCATCTTCATATCAGAGAAAATTAATTCTGGCTTATAACGCTCAATGAGCTGTATCGCATCTTCCCCATTGCTCGCCTCATAAATCTCTTCTATATTATTTTCTTCCCAATTCGCAAGCAGCCGAATGCCTTCCCTTACATGCTTTTCGTCATCAACGATTAAAACCTTCATTTTTCCTGCACCCCATTAAGTTTCTTCGGAATATATATTTCTACCATAAACCCGTGCTCTTCCTTGCCGCTTATGATCATTTCAGCCTGATTGTTATAATAAATTTGCAGCCGCTCATAAATATTTTTCAGGCCGATTGATTCCCTTTGACCAGGTTCAGTGACAG is part of the Niallia taxi genome and harbors:
- a CDS encoding glycoside hydrolase family 13 protein translates to MNKKWWKESVAYQVYPRSFMDSNGDGVGDLKGVTSKLDYLKDLGIDVIWLSPMYKSPNDDNGYDISDYQDIMEDFGSMEDFDELLHEVHARGMKLILDLVINHTSDEHPWFIESRSSKDNPKRDWYIWRDGKDGKEPNNWESIFSGSAWKFDEETEQYFMHIFSARQPDLNWENAEVREALYNMVNWWLDKGIDGYRVDAISHIKKAPGLPDLYNPNHLEYVPSFPYMMNVHGIDEYLSEFANKTIKNYDIMTVGEANGVGLDDADKWVGEEQGYFNMIFQFEFLSLWNKDDEDKVDIIALKKVLSKWQNGLEGRGWNALFIENHDQPRRVSSWGNDKRYWKESSKMLAAMYFLMKGTPFIYQGQEIGMTNVQFPSIDDYDDVGMINFYKVESEKGVPHEDIMKVVWKQGRDNARTPMQWNKENMAGFTTSNHTWIGVNPNYLEINVEDQEQDSDSILAFYKELIRLRKGSPLFTYGSYQLLLANHPRLFVYTRTLGKRQAIIINNFSDKPTIFKVPSEITYKYSELALHNYDVRDKKLRKQTALKPYETRVYFIS
- a CDS encoding response regulator produces the protein MKVLIVDDEKHVREGIRLLANWEENNIEEIYEASNGEDAIQLIERYKPELIFSDMKMPKMDGTKLLEWIKENRPTSKTVVITGYDDYDYMRKAIHFNSFDYLLKPVDPEILNNTLKNAVEKWNEEELDRKKKLNFDQLINKMKPAYRDRKLTHFLTSRSVNEEVFREFQFYLASEYRVAVMFLTEKTIENFNKDRELAYFSILNIISEALNEKRAGIAFRYLANKGEIAIILWNKAEDVDRQLTEIYQKIRATFNISCPIAVGGPVSELAKLMDSYELGKEQLLSMNVLEKRETRVYIKPVLPKLEWKSLMKHNTAIKMAMQTGEIGAFTDIIQQIENEFTENGFLSWKQLLHFEKEYRIVGERWYKHFQIPLPSAWDSASNRMDAFFEPEGSFLLEEYKAYIKRDIAVFLKKVKRAAASKESSIIYEIEKYVIANFNRDVKLQELSEQFYISREYISRKFKKEFHVTITDYLTKIRVEKAKSLLVNSSLKIYEIANLIGYQDDKYFRKLFKKTVGVTPNEYRDSKISG
- a CDS encoding SAM-dependent methyltransferase, which produces MKGKDYDKILRIKTEGEQAGFNSSLHYHRYEPTPYEYLKVFFEEYQLQPEDRLVDFGCGKGRMQFLLHHLFQLKSVGIEMNEVFYADAERNKQSYFRSNKKQEDIQFLLCKAEEYAIDPADTIFYFFNPFSIKIFTKVINNILFSTEQYERSIKIILYYPSDEYIFLLDEHPSFVRETVFSIPIFPKESREKFAVYRLY
- a CDS encoding bifunctional diguanylate cyclase/phosphodiesterase, which codes for MFLLPDSSKVVYLEGHYSMPVVALSIIIACISSYTALSMNERIRYNSFFHHYVWLTLASLTMGFGIWSMHFIGMSALMLPTSMSYNIGLTVISVLPAMLASFLAFYMTSSGNRSTKTIIISGIVMGIGISAMHYVGMMAMVMKDVKYVYQLKYFILSVIIAITVSFVSLFIFARLNRYMSNLLLKLFTSIIMGLAVASMHYTGMYAVKYYVAADKYLDYSMMHEMNVGILILAVAAGTFVILLISGLSALLDRYVDYRINYFDPLTRLPNRRQFENVIHTGNVSGLAILHIHELEKWNSTYGFEFGDEIIRYIEQLIVKLKPKTVAVYRIEGHRLGFISNSKEDNKKLEEMAFQISAILSSAINIKDRMIIVNTVFALSFLDKKRDEKLLYENAIAVLNHHSVRYEHEVIHYNPEIHIQSFQNTLVADVEQAMRENHFYLVYQPKVEMVSERMAGLEALLRWNHPIYGFLSPAVFIPILESADKMFDVTDWVIDRVCQQIASWEKNGEKIQVSVNIPGPYVTSPRLMSYLRESIDKYGFEPELLELEMTETSAVENIEGAIQAVHAFRNSGFSVALDDFGTGVSSLSYLKRLPVSTLKIDKSFVDGVPGSRKDSEIMKAIIALGNSLHLNIVIEGVETAQQVDYLYNVDGCKVLQGYFYAKPMVLSELEEWREKFISELTIH